Proteins encoded in a region of the Corallococcus caeni genome:
- a CDS encoding amidase: protein MTYQRAPVKAPRLSGMALKAMVNTLERGGMGPALLEKLMRDSGIEQWRELSAGDAPPIQYPLPPGAPATETQTPVEQAARAAAASPVESKRETVAAFARAYRDGGTDPVAVTRKAHEAIERLDGGADRLGLFIARKPEEVLRAAEASAERLRAGVPLSVLDGVPVVIKDELDLAGFPTTLGTTFRTEPARTDSTVAARLKAAGAVILGKANMHEIGINPIGLNPHHGAARNPWNRGHITGGSSSGSGAVVAAGLCPASIGADGGGSIRIPAALCGLVGLKATWGRIPETGVPPLCWNVAHVGPLGLTVDDVAAVYAIVAGTDGHDVASRQQPPHHLSGYEDGALKGVRLGLCTPYFEDAEPDVVARCREAVRALTDAGATVVELPAPDLNTILWTHSCIILSEMAEAMLPQVKARASVFGLDSRTNLALGRHFRATDLIHALRHRHRLTRELLSLMAGVDVIVTPTTASTAPAIPEAALPAGESNLPVVDALMRFIRLANLTGCPALSVPAGFDRAGLPVGVHLMGRPYEEHLLLRLGRVVERATERRTPGIHVNLLP, encoded by the coding sequence ATGACCTACCAACGCGCCCCGGTGAAGGCTCCGCGACTCTCTGGCATGGCCCTCAAGGCCATGGTGAACACGCTGGAGCGGGGCGGCATGGGCCCGGCGCTGCTGGAGAAGTTGATGCGGGACAGCGGCATCGAGCAGTGGCGCGAGCTGTCCGCGGGCGACGCCCCGCCCATCCAGTACCCGCTGCCCCCGGGCGCTCCAGCCACTGAAACACAGACACCCGTGGAGCAGGCCGCGCGCGCCGCCGCCGCGTCGCCCGTGGAGTCGAAGCGGGAGACGGTGGCGGCGTTCGCTCGCGCCTACCGGGACGGGGGCACCGACCCGGTGGCCGTGACGAGGAAGGCCCACGAAGCCATTGAACGGCTGGACGGCGGCGCGGACCGCCTGGGCCTCTTCATCGCTCGCAAGCCGGAGGAGGTGCTGCGGGCGGCGGAGGCGTCCGCGGAGCGGCTGCGCGCGGGCGTGCCCTTGAGCGTGCTCGACGGCGTGCCGGTCGTCATCAAGGACGAGCTGGACCTGGCGGGCTTCCCCACGACGCTGGGCACCACGTTCCGCACCGAGCCGGCCCGGACCGACTCCACCGTCGCCGCGCGCCTCAAGGCCGCGGGCGCCGTCATCCTGGGCAAGGCCAACATGCATGAGATTGGCATCAACCCCATCGGGTTGAACCCGCACCACGGCGCCGCGCGCAACCCGTGGAACCGGGGCCACATCACCGGCGGCAGCTCCAGCGGCTCCGGCGCCGTGGTGGCGGCGGGCCTGTGTCCGGCGAGCATCGGCGCGGACGGCGGCGGCTCCATCCGCATCCCCGCCGCGCTGTGCGGACTCGTCGGGCTCAAGGCCACCTGGGGCCGCATCCCGGAGACGGGCGTGCCGCCGCTGTGCTGGAACGTGGCGCACGTGGGCCCCCTGGGCCTCACCGTCGATGACGTCGCGGCGGTGTATGCGATTGTCGCGGGGACGGACGGGCACGACGTCGCCTCCCGGCAGCAGCCCCCGCACCACCTGTCCGGCTACGAGGACGGGGCGCTGAAGGGCGTCCGGCTGGGCCTCTGCACGCCATACTTCGAGGACGCGGAGCCGGACGTGGTGGCGCGCTGCCGCGAGGCCGTACGCGCCCTCACCGACGCGGGCGCCACGGTGGTGGAGCTTCCCGCGCCGGACCTGAACACCATCCTCTGGACGCACAGCTGCATCATCCTGAGCGAGATGGCGGAGGCGATGCTGCCGCAGGTGAAGGCCCGCGCGTCGGTGTTCGGGCTCGACTCGCGCACCAACCTGGCGCTGGGGCGTCACTTCCGGGCCACGGACCTCATCCATGCGCTGCGGCACCGGCACCGGCTGACGCGCGAGCTGCTGTCGCTCATGGCCGGCGTGGACGTCATCGTCACGCCGACGACGGCCAGCACCGCCCCGGCCATCCCCGAAGCGGCGCTCCCGGCGGGCGAGTCCAACCTGCCGGTGGTGGACGCGCTGATGCGCTTCATCCGCCTGGCGAACCTCACCGGCTGCCCTGCCCTCTCCGTCCCCGCGGGCTTCGACCGCGCGGGCCTGCCCGTGGGCGTGCACCTCATGGGGCGACCCTACGAAGAGCACCTGCTGCTGCGCCTGGGGCGCGTGGTGGAGCGCGCGACGGAGCGCCGCACGCCGGGCATCCACGTCAACCTTCTGCCCTAA
- a CDS encoding SET domain-containing protein, with product MNNPELDRLISENQFHPNVEWRLVPGKGRGVFARRFLPKGTLVEWAPISRFPASDLKPVDHRDCQAHHHVFTWGTEPGREKAYAWGMLALYNHSKTPNVELIDGPVPDTGAAVALRDIQPGEELCLDYGITWFDAR from the coding sequence ATGAACAATCCCGAACTCGATCGCCTCATCTCCGAGAACCAGTTTCATCCCAACGTCGAATGGCGCCTCGTTCCTGGAAAGGGACGGGGCGTCTTCGCGCGCCGGTTCCTGCCGAAGGGGACGCTGGTGGAGTGGGCGCCCATCAGCCGCTTCCCCGCGAGCGACCTGAAGCCGGTGGATCACCGCGACTGCCAGGCGCACCACCACGTCTTCACCTGGGGCACGGAGCCCGGCCGGGAGAAGGCGTACGCGTGGGGCATGCTGGCGCTCTACAACCACTCCAAGACGCCCAACGTGGAGCTCATCGACGGGCCGGTGCCGGACACCGGCGCCGCCGTGGCGCTGAGAGACATCCAGCCCGGCGAGGAGCTGTGTCTGGACTACGGCATCACCTGGTTCGACGCGCGCTGA
- a CDS encoding nuclear transport factor 2 family protein — MASVSWLLLALGANPVAAPAQAPADPKVAVATVLDDWHRAAAVANEPRYFSFFTPDAVFMGTDGQERWTVDQFRAWAKPFFTKGKAWSFKSVSRNVFLSKDGQVAWFDEALDTPNLGPARGSGVLVKDAAGWKIAQYNLSVPIPNDLMGEVTNRIATYSKAKPATPPAPAQPPAKKP; from the coding sequence ATGGCATCCGTCTCCTGGTTGTTGCTGGCGCTTGGCGCCAACCCCGTCGCGGCGCCGGCCCAGGCCCCGGCCGATCCGAAGGTGGCGGTGGCCACGGTGCTGGACGACTGGCACCGCGCGGCGGCCGTCGCGAACGAGCCGCGCTACTTCTCCTTCTTCACGCCGGACGCGGTCTTCATGGGCACGGACGGCCAGGAGCGCTGGACCGTGGATCAGTTCCGCGCGTGGGCGAAGCCCTTCTTCACCAAGGGCAAGGCGTGGTCGTTCAAGTCGGTGTCCCGCAACGTGTTCCTGTCCAAGGATGGACAGGTGGCCTGGTTCGACGAGGCGCTGGACACGCCCAACCTGGGCCCCGCGCGCGGCAGCGGCGTGCTGGTGAAGGACGCGGCCGGCTGGAAGATTGCCCAGTACAACCTCTCCGTCCCCATCCCCAATGACTTGATGGGCGAGGTGACGAACCGCATCGCCACGTACTCGAAGGCAAAGCCAGCCACACCGCCCGCCCCAGCGCAGCCGCCCGCGAAGAAGCCCTGA
- a CDS encoding alpha/beta fold hydrolase, with product MVLESFQVGTGDVPTVMLHGFLGTGRNLRSLAVAWTQADPRRRILLPDLTGHGTSPALPPDADLTTLARDVVDTLDAQGFTGAVDWVGHSLGGRVSLAASLEASERVGSVALLDIAPGPVPLDLSESGYVLDILLKAPPRADSRKDLRANLTGNGLSEALSDWLLMNLAPDGEGVRWRFDRDALHRLHRRVNGEDLWPAVERPVHPPLRCIRGGRSRYVSEESARRMEAGGCPVALLPDAGHFVHVDGPQAVLAWLMAP from the coding sequence GTGGTGCTCGAAAGTTTCCAGGTGGGCACGGGCGACGTGCCCACGGTGATGCTGCACGGCTTCCTCGGGACGGGCCGCAACCTGCGCTCGCTGGCCGTCGCGTGGACCCAGGCCGACCCGCGCCGCCGCATCCTGCTGCCCGACCTCACCGGCCACGGCACCTCCCCCGCCCTGCCCCCGGACGCGGACCTGACCACGCTCGCGCGCGACGTGGTGGACACGCTCGACGCGCAGGGCTTCACCGGCGCGGTGGACTGGGTGGGCCACTCACTGGGCGGCCGCGTGTCACTGGCCGCGAGCCTGGAGGCCTCCGAGCGTGTGGGCAGCGTGGCGCTGCTCGACATCGCGCCCGGCCCCGTGCCGCTGGATTTGTCGGAGAGCGGCTACGTGCTCGACATCCTGCTGAAGGCCCCGCCGCGCGCCGACAGCCGCAAGGACCTGCGCGCGAACCTCACCGGCAACGGCCTGTCGGAGGCGCTGTCGGACTGGCTCCTCATGAACCTCGCGCCCGACGGCGAGGGCGTGCGCTGGCGCTTCGACCGCGACGCGCTCCACCGCCTCCACCGGCGCGTCAACGGCGAGGACCTGTGGCCCGCCGTGGAGCGCCCCGTCCACCCGCCCCTGCGCTGCATCCGTGGCGGTCGCAGCCGGTACGTGTCGGAAGAGAGCGCGCGGCGGATGGAGGCCGGCGGCTGCCCCGTGGCCCTCCTCCCGGACGCGGGCCATTTCGTGCACGTGGACGGTCCCCAGGCCGTGCTCGCGTGGCTGATGGCCCCCTGA
- a CDS encoding ZIP family metal transporter, which yields MDTNTVLLVFIAVGLDGLAGLAGGVLSEPWLQRRLPALVAFAAGTLLSTVFLEVLPEAVEARGQAAFTWAFASFVALALLEWALGHHHHDAELAAGHAHGHVHHTHHHGHSGAPTLPSALLASDALHNVGDGAAVAAAFLVSPQAGFATAFAVIVHELPQEVGDYALLRAAGWSRARSLVALAAVQLTAAAGAAGVLLGTRYLPSLQGTVLAIAGGSFLYIGAVDLLPELRRGPDARQRVVGFFCGLLLIGGLHFAEAFSGGHG from the coding sequence ATGGACACGAACACCGTCCTGCTCGTCTTCATCGCCGTGGGGCTGGACGGTCTGGCCGGGCTCGCGGGCGGCGTGCTGTCCGAGCCCTGGCTGCAACGGCGGCTGCCCGCGCTCGTGGCCTTCGCCGCCGGCACGCTCTTGAGCACCGTGTTCCTGGAGGTCCTCCCGGAGGCGGTGGAGGCGCGGGGCCAGGCTGCCTTCACGTGGGCCTTCGCCAGCTTCGTCGCGCTGGCGCTGCTGGAGTGGGCGCTGGGCCATCACCACCACGACGCGGAGCTCGCCGCGGGGCACGCGCACGGCCACGTCCATCACACGCACCATCACGGGCACTCCGGCGCGCCCACGCTCCCCAGCGCGCTGCTCGCGTCGGATGCGCTGCACAACGTGGGCGACGGCGCGGCGGTCGCGGCGGCCTTCCTGGTGTCGCCGCAGGCGGGCTTCGCCACCGCGTTCGCGGTCATCGTCCACGAGCTGCCGCAGGAGGTGGGCGACTACGCGCTCCTGCGCGCCGCGGGCTGGTCTCGCGCCCGGTCGCTCGTCGCGCTGGCGGCGGTGCAGCTCACCGCGGCGGCGGGCGCGGCGGGCGTGCTGCTGGGCACCCGGTACCTGCCCTCGCTCCAGGGCACCGTGCTGGCCATCGCCGGAGGCTCGTTCCTCTACATCGGCGCGGTGGACCTGCTGCCGGAGCTGCGCCGGGGCCCGGACGCACGCCAGCGCGTGGTGGGCTTCTTCTGTGGGCTGCTCCTCATTGGCGGGCTGCACTTCGCGGAGGCCTTCTCCGGAGGCCATGGCTGA
- a CDS encoding SDR family oxidoreductase, with amino-acid sequence MQAKSVIVTGASAGIGEALAVALAGRGANVVLAARDAQALERVKARCEAAGGKALAVPTDVGDPDACRRLVERAVEAFGGVDVLVNNAGITMHSRFEDVKDLGLYERLMRINYLGAVHCTFHALPYIKARKGLLVAVSSLTGKTGVPMRTGYAASKHAMQGFFDSLRIELLGTGTDVLVVSPGFVATDIRAHALGPEGRPLGQSPRDEAGPTMDVDTCVALILRAMERRERELVMTLTGRVGQVLKLVAPALVDRLAARAIRGKKA; translated from the coding sequence ATGCAAGCAAAGTCCGTGATTGTCACCGGCGCCTCCGCGGGCATCGGCGAGGCGCTGGCGGTGGCCCTGGCCGGCCGGGGCGCGAACGTGGTGCTGGCGGCGCGGGATGCCCAGGCGCTGGAGCGCGTGAAGGCGCGGTGCGAGGCCGCGGGCGGCAAGGCGCTGGCGGTGCCCACCGACGTGGGTGACCCGGACGCGTGCCGCCGGCTGGTGGAGCGCGCGGTGGAGGCGTTCGGCGGCGTGGACGTGCTCGTCAACAACGCGGGCATCACCATGCACTCGCGCTTCGAGGACGTGAAGGACCTGGGCCTCTACGAGCGCCTCATGCGCATCAACTACCTGGGCGCGGTGCACTGCACCTTCCACGCGCTGCCGTACATCAAGGCGCGCAAGGGCCTGCTCGTCGCCGTGTCGTCGCTGACGGGCAAGACGGGCGTACCCATGCGCACGGGCTACGCCGCCAGCAAGCACGCCATGCAGGGCTTCTTCGATTCGCTGCGCATCGAACTGTTGGGCACCGGCACCGACGTGCTCGTGGTGTCGCCGGGCTTCGTGGCCACGGACATCCGCGCGCACGCGCTGGGCCCGGAGGGCCGGCCCCTGGGCCAGAGCCCCCGCGACGAGGCGGGCCCCACCATGGACGTGGACACCTGCGTGGCGCTCATCCTGCGCGCCATGGAGCGCCGCGAGCGCGAGCTGGTGATGACGCTCACCGGCCGCGTGGGGCAGGTGCTCAAGCTGGTGGCGCCGGCGCTGGTGGACCGGCTGGCCGCGCGCGCCATCCGCGGCAAGAAGGCCTGA
- a CDS encoding trypsin-like peptidase domain-containing protein, whose product MELEGSEQEELTHALLGAFASVEDLHRMVEAKCGRSLVPPVEREGAARARALVRTAEAEGWTDVLVRGAHAAAPGHPRIRRFLQSYLSSVQRSVSGSALARIVQQSRLALTPEVWRDRLTTLSRRVCRVELEGGRALGTGFLVAPDVVLTNSHVIEHRLLEALRVRFDLKVLPDRIAVHPGRVYAVTACLAQSPHSPADLMHPRPREATREELDYAFLQIQDAPGEDRLGDRPRGFIPLAPSAPTAFEPGALALVVQHPKGRPMQVALDTFQAVNRSHTRVTYCTNTHPGSSGSPCFTPDLDLVALHHSGDPRPGHESAEDDEGIPLDTIRSSLSSSVLRRLGWG is encoded by the coding sequence ATGGAGCTTGAAGGCTCCGAACAGGAGGAACTGACCCACGCCCTCCTGGGCGCGTTCGCCTCGGTGGAGGACCTCCACCGGATGGTCGAGGCGAAATGCGGCCGCAGCCTGGTGCCCCCCGTCGAGCGGGAGGGGGCGGCGCGGGCCCGGGCGCTCGTGCGCACCGCGGAGGCGGAGGGGTGGACGGACGTGCTGGTGCGCGGCGCGCACGCGGCGGCGCCGGGCCACCCGCGCATCCGCCGCTTCCTCCAGAGCTACCTGTCCTCCGTGCAACGCAGCGTGTCTGGCAGCGCGCTGGCGCGCATCGTCCAGCAGTCCCGGCTGGCGTTGACGCCGGAGGTCTGGCGGGACCGGCTGACCACGCTGTCGCGGCGCGTGTGCCGCGTGGAACTGGAGGGGGGCCGTGCGCTGGGCACGGGCTTCCTGGTGGCGCCGGACGTGGTGCTCACGAACTCGCACGTCATCGAGCACCGGCTGCTGGAGGCGCTGCGCGTGCGCTTCGACCTGAAGGTGCTGCCGGACCGCATCGCGGTGCACCCCGGCCGCGTGTACGCGGTGACGGCGTGCCTGGCGCAGAGTCCGCACAGCCCGGCGGACCTGATGCACCCGCGTCCGCGCGAGGCCACGCGCGAGGAGCTGGACTACGCCTTCCTGCAGATCCAGGACGCCCCCGGCGAGGACCGGCTCGGGGACCGGCCGCGAGGCTTCATCCCGCTGGCCCCGTCCGCGCCCACGGCGTTCGAGCCCGGCGCGCTGGCGCTCGTGGTGCAGCATCCCAAGGGCCGGCCCATGCAGGTGGCGCTGGACACGTTCCAGGCGGTCAACCGGTCGCACACGCGCGTCACGTACTGCACCAACACGCACCCGGGCTCGTCCGGCTCGCCGTGCTTCACGCCGGACCTGGACCTGGTGGCGCTGCACCACAGCGGAGACCCGCGCCCCGGCCACGAATCCGCCGAGGACGACGAGGGCATCCCCCTGGACACCATCCGCTCCAGCCTGTCCTCCAGCGTGCTGCGCCGCCTGGGCTGGGGCTGA
- a CDS encoding alpha-2-macroglobulin family protein has product MKQRSWLSGAVGLGVGFVLGGMTLALVAGDMVRRTMGQSAAALAGDSDEIAVGKAPPKAMQFKAMKSFGSANSYDDEGGSRGGGGRAEPPKAAAPVAEMAAPPEPEMEDAPGDAVGGKDGAAAAPTRAWFPETFLFEPLVVTDANGQATVPVRVPDRLTQWRVLALAHSRSGAQAGAVTSFAGTLPTYVDPVLPPFLRAGDTVRLPVQVVNTTDKAVEAALKVDVKGAQVEAGARTVRVPARGSVVELVTVKAGGAGPVTVRASLGDTDAVVRDFDVWATGQPVVQTRGGSLAAPRTLSLTGPADAQAGSERLRLQVYPGALGVVRAELAAVERRPVDVAGDAYALLLAGQAPELLKALGETADPAALKALALVSTQRVLRAARAPTVDVATRLAEGALAHPDNPVLARLGERLVAQVAQAQRPDGTCQGGEGWTLQRLLVATADCARTVRAAQGTPEGKQRAAAFTVRASGVVERYLPQVKDGYTAAVLLAEGAAEGSVADTLRTRVREALKSGTDGTAWLPVEPDTVRADGQVPSEAEATAMAVLALQGDAKAPLADLGAWLLAHYTPGLGWGDGQANRVGLRAALALFKAPLPARVRVTVARDGQVVTEGTYDTKALREVLALEAAAPGSAGTHAWTVRAEPAVPGLGFSLALSAAVPWKGEAKGGLQLAVTGPKEARVGQLTSVRVQVGAPSSLPLRFQQDLPAGVQVDPASLDALVSSGQVTGWDVQDGALSLSLAPREQGAPVQVEFRVLPTLAGTLQAGASRLDVPGRPDITASLPPSTWAVR; this is encoded by the coding sequence ATGAAGCAGCGCTCGTGGTTGTCCGGGGCCGTGGGCCTCGGGGTGGGGTTCGTGCTGGGCGGGATGACGCTCGCGCTGGTGGCGGGGGACATGGTCCGCCGCACCATGGGGCAGTCCGCCGCCGCGCTCGCGGGGGACTCGGACGAGATCGCCGTCGGCAAGGCGCCGCCGAAAGCCATGCAGTTCAAGGCGATGAAGAGCTTCGGCTCCGCGAACTCCTACGATGATGAAGGCGGGTCGCGAGGAGGCGGTGGCCGGGCCGAGCCCCCGAAGGCCGCGGCGCCCGTCGCCGAAATGGCGGCACCTCCGGAGCCGGAGATGGAGGATGCGCCGGGGGACGCCGTCGGTGGCAAGGATGGTGCGGCGGCCGCGCCCACCCGCGCGTGGTTCCCGGAGACGTTCCTCTTCGAGCCCCTGGTGGTGACGGACGCGAACGGCCAGGCGACGGTGCCGGTGCGCGTGCCGGACCGGCTGACGCAGTGGCGGGTGCTGGCGCTGGCGCACTCGCGCTCTGGCGCGCAGGCGGGGGCGGTGACGTCCTTCGCGGGCACGCTGCCCACGTACGTGGATCCGGTGCTGCCGCCCTTCCTGCGGGCGGGCGACACCGTGCGACTGCCGGTGCAGGTGGTGAACACCACCGACAAGGCCGTGGAGGCGGCGCTGAAGGTGGACGTGAAGGGCGCGCAGGTGGAGGCCGGCGCGCGCACGGTGCGGGTGCCCGCTCGCGGCAGCGTGGTGGAGCTGGTGACGGTGAAGGCCGGAGGCGCGGGGCCGGTGACGGTGCGCGCCTCGCTGGGAGACACGGACGCGGTGGTGCGCGACTTCGACGTGTGGGCCACCGGGCAGCCCGTGGTCCAGACGCGCGGCGGTTCGCTGGCGGCGCCGCGCACGCTGTCCCTGACGGGCCCCGCGGACGCGCAGGCGGGCAGCGAACGGCTGCGCTTGCAGGTGTACCCGGGCGCGCTGGGCGTGGTGCGCGCGGAGCTGGCGGCGGTGGAGCGCCGGCCGGTGGACGTGGCCGGGGACGCGTACGCGCTGCTGCTCGCGGGTCAGGCGCCGGAGCTGCTGAAGGCGCTGGGCGAGACGGCGGATCCGGCCGCGCTGAAGGCGCTGGCGCTGGTGTCGACGCAGCGGGTGCTGCGGGCGGCGCGGGCGCCGACGGTGGACGTGGCGACGCGGCTCGCGGAGGGCGCGCTGGCCCACCCGGACAACCCGGTGCTCGCGCGGCTGGGCGAGCGGCTGGTGGCGCAGGTGGCCCAGGCGCAGCGGCCGGACGGCACCTGCCAGGGCGGTGAGGGCTGGACGCTCCAGCGCCTGCTGGTGGCGACGGCGGACTGCGCCCGCACGGTGCGCGCGGCGCAGGGCACCCCCGAGGGCAAGCAGCGCGCGGCGGCCTTCACCGTGCGCGCGTCGGGCGTCGTCGAGCGCTACCTGCCGCAGGTGAAGGACGGCTACACGGCGGCGGTGCTGCTGGCGGAGGGCGCGGCGGAGGGCAGCGTGGCGGACACCCTGCGCACCCGCGTGCGCGAGGCGCTGAAGTCCGGCACGGACGGCACCGCGTGGCTGCCGGTGGAGCCGGACACGGTGCGCGCGGACGGGCAGGTGCCCTCGGAGGCGGAGGCCACGGCGATGGCGGTGCTCGCCCTCCAGGGTGATGCGAAGGCGCCGCTCGCGGACCTGGGCGCATGGCTGCTCGCGCACTACACGCCGGGCCTGGGCTGGGGGGATGGGCAGGCGAACCGCGTGGGCCTGCGCGCGGCGCTGGCCCTCTTCAAGGCGCCGCTGCCCGCCCGGGTGCGCGTGACGGTGGCGCGCGACGGACAGGTCGTCACCGAGGGCACCTACGACACGAAGGCGCTGCGCGAGGTGCTGGCGCTGGAGGCCGCCGCGCCAGGCTCGGCGGGGACGCACGCGTGGACCGTGCGCGCGGAGCCCGCGGTGCCGGGGCTGGGCTTCTCCCTGGCGCTGTCCGCGGCGGTGCCGTGGAAGGGCGAGGCGAAGGGCGGCCTGCAGCTGGCCGTGACGGGGCCGAAGGAGGCGCGCGTGGGACAGCTGACGAGCGTGCGCGTCCAGGTGGGCGCGCCGTCCTCGTTGCCGCTGCGCTTCCAGCAGGACCTGCCCGCGGGCGTGCAGGTGGATCCCGCGAGCCTGGACGCGCTGGTGTCCTCCGGACAGGTGACCGGATGGGACGTGCAGGACGGGGCGCTGAGCTTGAGCCTCGCCCCGCGGGAGCAGGGTGCGCCGGTGCAGGTGGAGTTCCGCGTGCTCCCCACGCTCGCCGGGACGCTGCAGGCGGGCGCGTCGCGCCTGGACGTGCCCGGCCGGCCGGACATCACCGCGTCGCTGCCGCCCTCCACCTGGGCGGTGCGCTGA